Proteins from a genomic interval of Erwinia sp. SLM-02:
- a CDS encoding carbohydrate porin gives MMKIALLTFCTLACTLPAHAAELTLAEINARLEKVEAELKLSQKQLTLAENKIAVAEKRASDAELKNKNSKSDIINNDTEIKFGGYARTGILSGKQGTTTTVGPSLTPAGSTGGSVGRLGNEADTYVTADFDYKRHYANDSSFRYYMKIAEWDKTYNTDSAFNGQMNLRQAFVEMSNLPTFTGAFSGSTLWAGKREDRDNFDIHWLDSDMMNLIGTGAGIYDVNFFGDVKTNLSVYGRNFNDIDAMENVEYNNMTGADNTFIQNYTFSLNNRVGNWQWMLNGLYSKENDKRINDGLAQDNAASHGFNTMLAWHGDSFYGLNEGSTKTVLLYGKALGAEVRGPGSDGYLIDDAWTVKFATYGITRLSEKLSVAPLLVAQSSNSRYIKSDHYDWVTLNSRLIQEINQNFALQYEASYQYMDIDPKGFNGNKPVSGSYYKLTFAPTFKMQNVTDFFERPEIRFFVTWMNWDKNLDNYSSTDTFGNAGYHSGGSLMVGTQLETWF, from the coding sequence ATGATGAAAATAGCACTTCTTACTTTCTGTACCCTGGCCTGTACTTTACCTGCGCACGCAGCGGAATTAACCCTGGCCGAAATTAACGCCCGGCTGGAAAAAGTGGAGGCGGAACTTAAGCTTTCACAAAAACAATTAACGCTTGCTGAAAATAAAATTGCCGTGGCGGAGAAACGAGCCAGTGACGCGGAATTAAAAAATAAAAACAGCAAGAGCGATATTATTAATAACGATACCGAGATTAAATTCGGCGGCTACGCCCGCACCGGCATCCTGAGCGGAAAACAGGGCACCACTACCACGGTCGGCCCTTCCCTGACGCCCGCGGGCAGCACCGGCGGCAGCGTTGGCCGCCTGGGGAACGAAGCCGACACCTACGTTACCGCCGACTTCGACTACAAGCGCCACTACGCCAACGATTCGAGCTTCCGCTACTACATGAAAATTGCCGAGTGGGACAAAACCTATAACACCGACAGCGCGTTTAACGGCCAGATGAACCTGCGCCAGGCGTTTGTGGAGATGAGCAACCTGCCCACCTTCACCGGCGCGTTCAGCGGCTCCACGCTGTGGGCGGGCAAGCGCGAGGACCGGGATAACTTCGATATCCACTGGCTGGACTCGGACATGATGAACCTGATCGGCACCGGCGCGGGGATTTACGACGTGAATTTCTTCGGCGACGTGAAAACCAACCTGTCGGTCTACGGGCGTAACTTCAACGATATCGATGCGATGGAAAATGTTGAATACAACAACATGACCGGCGCCGATAATACGTTTATCCAGAACTACACCTTCTCGCTGAATAACCGCGTCGGCAACTGGCAGTGGATGCTGAACGGCCTCTACTCGAAGGAAAACGACAAGCGGATCAACGACGGTCTGGCGCAGGATAACGCCGCCTCGCACGGCTTCAACACCATGCTGGCGTGGCACGGCGACAGCTTCTACGGCCTTAACGAGGGGTCGACCAAAACCGTGCTGCTGTACGGTAAGGCGCTGGGGGCCGAAGTGCGCGGGCCGGGTTCGGATGGCTATCTGATTGACGATGCCTGGACGGTGAAGTTCGCCACCTACGGCATCACCCGGCTGAGCGAGAAGCTGAGCGTTGCCCCGCTGCTGGTGGCTCAGAGCAGCAACAGCCGCTACATCAAATCCGACCATTACGACTGGGTGACGCTGAACTCGCGGCTGATTCAGGAAATTAATCAGAACTTTGCCCTGCAGTACGAGGCCAGCTATCAGTATATGGACATCGATCCGAAGGGCTTTAACGGCAATAAGCCGGTGTCCGGCAGCTACTACAAGCTGACCTTCGCGCCGACCTTTAAAATGCAGAACGTCACCGACTTCTTTGAGCGTCCGGAGATCCGTTTCTTCGTCACCTGGATGAACTGGGACAAAAATCTGGATAACTACTCTTCGACCGATACCTTCGGCAACGCGGGCTATCACAGCGGCGGTTCGCTGAT